One genomic segment of Paenibacillus sp. FSL H8-0332 includes these proteins:
- a CDS encoding GDSL-type esterase/lipase family protein, which produces MNQEELDEMMEIQWQREKEEKVKKYSILNTLALKGQTVLAGSSLMEFFPVNELQQTLEKQTAIYNRGIAGYVTRELLEALEVCVLALAPSRLFINIGTNDISSADGEYELGKLLANYNEILTRIRERLPECKVYVMAYYPVNAKADFPGMDEEMRENYFRTRTNAALLEANRAVEELSLRHGYEFINVNEGLTDAEGNLKEEYTMDGVHMYANGYAVVLDNLKAYL; this is translated from the coding sequence TTGAATCAGGAAGAGCTTGACGAGATGATGGAGATTCAGTGGCAGAGAGAGAAAGAGGAGAAGGTGAAGAAGTACAGCATCCTGAACACCTTGGCGCTAAAAGGGCAGACCGTACTGGCGGGCTCCTCGCTGATGGAGTTTTTTCCGGTAAATGAATTGCAGCAGACACTGGAGAAGCAGACGGCTATCTATAACCGCGGGATTGCGGGCTATGTGACCCGGGAATTGCTCGAAGCGCTGGAGGTATGTGTGCTTGCGCTTGCGCCTTCGAGGCTGTTCATTAATATAGGCACCAACGACATCAGCTCAGCGGATGGGGAGTATGAGCTCGGGAAGCTGCTTGCGAATTACAATGAGATTCTGACCCGGATTAGAGAGAGGCTGCCGGAGTGCAAGGTGTACGTCATGGCGTATTATCCGGTGAATGCCAAGGCCGACTTCCCCGGAATGGATGAGGAGATGCGAGAGAATTACTTCAGAACGAGAACCAATGCGGCGCTGCTGGAAGCGAACCGTGCCGTGGAGGAACTGTCGCTCAGGCACGGATATGAGTTCATTAATGTGAATGAGGGACTGACCGACGCGGAAGGGAATCTGAAGGAAGAGTATACGATGGACGGTGTGCATATGTATGCTAACGGGTATGCGGTAGTGCTGGATAATCTTAAGGCATATTTGTAA
- a CDS encoding pectate lyase — MFLKKVVGLLLSVALLSSFYVASPPEVSAATPIVVNSTIVVPAGETYNGNGQTFVANPNTLGDGSQAENQKPIFRLEKNATLKNVIIGAPGADGVHCYGNATISNVTWQDVGEDALTLKASGTVNITGGGAYKAYDKVFQANAAGTINIKNFKANDIGKLARQNGGTSYAVNFTLDNSDISNVKDSIFRTDSSSSAARITNTRYRNVPTLFKGFASGKTSQSGNTQY, encoded by the coding sequence ATGTTTTTGAAAAAGGTAGTTGGCTTGCTCCTGTCGGTTGCATTGTTGTCTTCGTTCTATGTTGCCAGTCCCCCCGAGGTATCTGCCGCAACGCCCATTGTGGTGAATTCGACGATTGTCGTACCGGCCGGTGAGACGTATAACGGCAATGGCCAGACGTTCGTCGCCAATCCGAATACGCTGGGAGACGGCAGCCAGGCAGAGAACCAGAAACCCATCTTCCGGCTGGAAAAGAATGCTACACTCAAAAATGTAATTATCGGTGCTCCCGGCGCAGACGGGGTGCACTGTTACGGGAATGCTACCATCTCCAATGTGACCTGGCAGGATGTCGGCGAGGATGCCCTGACACTGAAGGCTTCCGGCACAGTCAATATTACAGGCGGAGGTGCGTACAAAGCCTACGATAAAGTGTTCCAGGCGAACGCTGCGGGCACCATCAACATCAAGAATTTCAAAGCGAATGATATCGGCAAGCTGGCCCGCCAGAACGGCGGCACCTCCTATGCCGTGAACTTCACCCTGGACAACTCGGATATCTCGAATGTCAAGGATTCCATCTTCCGCACAGACAGCAGCAGCAGCGCCGCCCGGATCACCAATACCCGCTACCGCAATGTGCCAACCCTGTTCAAGGGTTTTGCCTCGGGCAAGACCAGCCAATCGGGCAACACGCAATATTAA
- a CDS encoding amino acid ABC transporter substrate-binding protein, which produces MKRQGIWVLLTIMAIVLITGCSGSGSGGKDGKLVIGIDDKFAPMGFRDDDNELVGFDIDYARAAVKKMGKEVTFQPIDWSAKESELNSGRIDMIWNGYTITDERKEKVLFTKPYLENSQVVVVLAGSSLSALKDLAGKEVGLQSLSSAADALDASPIKAELKDVSEYPDNVLALTDLKSGRVDGVVIDEVVARYYIAKEPDTYKLMEESLAPEQYGIGIKKGNDELLKELQKALDELNSDGTAAEISTKWFGENKVLN; this is translated from the coding sequence ATGAAGAGACAGGGAATATGGGTTCTATTAACCATCATGGCTATTGTACTAATTACAGGCTGCTCAGGATCCGGTTCAGGCGGCAAGGACGGGAAGCTGGTGATCGGCATAGACGACAAGTTCGCCCCGATGGGCTTCCGGGATGATGACAATGAGCTTGTCGGCTTCGATATTGACTATGCGCGAGCGGCTGTCAAGAAGATGGGCAAGGAGGTTACCTTCCAGCCGATTGACTGGTCCGCCAAGGAATCCGAGCTGAACAGCGGCCGGATTGATATGATCTGGAACGGATACACCATCACGGACGAGCGCAAGGAGAAGGTGCTGTTCACCAAGCCTTATCTGGAGAATAGCCAGGTGGTAGTCGTGCTGGCGGGTTCATCGCTGTCTGCGCTTAAGGATCTGGCCGGCAAAGAAGTCGGATTGCAAAGCCTCTCCTCTGCCGCCGATGCCCTGGATGCCAGTCCGATCAAAGCCGAGCTTAAGGACGTGTCCGAATACCCCGACAATGTCCTGGCTCTGACAGACCTCAAGTCCGGCCGTGTGGATGGGGTAGTTATTGATGAGGTTGTCGCCAGATATTACATAGCCAAAGAGCCGGATACGTATAAGCTGATGGAAGAATCACTGGCTCCTGAGCAATATGGTATTGGAATCAAGAAGGGCAATGATGAACTGCTGAAAGAGCTGCAGAAGGCGCTGGATGAGCTGAACAGTGACGGAACCGCCGCTGAGATCTCAACCAAGTGGTTCGGAGAGAACAAGGTATTGAACTAG
- a CDS encoding amino acid ABC transporter permease, protein MDIDYIIRISGPMLEGARTTVLLFLIVIVLSIPLGMVVTLMAKSTLKPLAWIAHAYIYVMRGTPLLLQLFFFCFGLPQIPVIGQYLVMDRFVAASLGFILNYGAYFAEIFRGGLLSIDKGQHEAAKVLGLSRWQTLRKVILAQMFRVALPAVANESITLVKDTALLYAVAVPELLNFAKTAVNRDFTVTPFVVAGVIYLLMTLVLTLFFKLLEKRFKFE, encoded by the coding sequence ATGGATATCGATTATATTATTAGAATTTCCGGACCGATGCTTGAAGGCGCCCGGACCACGGTGCTGCTGTTCCTGATCGTGATCGTGCTGTCCATTCCGCTCGGGATGGTGGTCACTCTGATGGCCAAAAGCACGCTAAAGCCGCTGGCCTGGATCGCACACGCTTATATTTACGTCATGCGCGGAACGCCGCTCTTGCTGCAATTGTTCTTCTTCTGCTTCGGTTTGCCGCAGATTCCCGTAATCGGGCAATATCTGGTTATGGACCGTTTTGTAGCGGCCAGCCTGGGCTTTATTCTCAATTACGGCGCTTATTTCGCCGAGATTTTCCGGGGCGGGCTGCTCTCGATCGATAAAGGTCAGCATGAGGCGGCCAAGGTGCTCGGACTTAGCCGGTGGCAGACGCTGCGCAAGGTCATTCTTGCCCAGATGTTCCGCGTGGCGCTGCCTGCGGTTGCCAATGAGTCGATTACACTGGTCAAGGATACCGCTCTGCTGTATGCCGTGGCCGTACCGGAGCTGCTGAATTTCGCCAAGACGGCGGTGAACCGTGATTTCACTGTCACTCCTTTTGTCGTAGCGGGCGTCATTTATCTGCTGATGACACTGGTGCTGACCTTATTCTTCAAGCTGCTGGAGAAACGTTTCAAATTTGAGTAG
- a CDS encoding amino acid ABC transporter ATP-binding protein produces MSSMIEVRQLKKDFGSLSVLNQISFDVKPGEVVAVIGPSGSGKSTMLRSLVHLEEVTGGSISICGKTLVQNGRYASTAEIRDITSSMGMVFQHFNLFPHLSVRDNLELAPRTLKRESVQQITAKSRELLSKVGLSDKADVYPSTLSGGQKQRVAIARAMMLSPDILLFDEPTSALDPELTGEVLRVIRQLAEENMTMMIVTHEMSFARDVADRVFFMDNGDIAESGTPDEIFGSPKLERTRAFLTRE; encoded by the coding sequence ATGAGTAGCATGATTGAAGTACGGCAATTGAAGAAGGACTTCGGCAGCCTCAGCGTGCTGAACCAGATAAGCTTTGACGTGAAGCCCGGCGAAGTCGTTGCGGTGATCGGACCCTCAGGCTCCGGCAAAAGCACCATGCTGCGCAGTCTCGTACATCTGGAGGAAGTCACCGGAGGCAGCATTTCAATCTGTGGGAAAACCCTGGTTCAAAACGGGCGCTACGCCAGTACAGCGGAGATTAGAGACATCACTTCAAGTATGGGGATGGTGTTCCAGCATTTCAATCTGTTTCCGCATCTCAGCGTAAGGGACAACCTGGAGCTTGCCCCCAGAACGCTGAAGCGGGAGAGTGTGCAGCAGATTACGGCGAAGAGCCGGGAGCTGCTCTCCAAGGTAGGCCTCTCCGACAAAGCAGACGTCTACCCCTCCACGCTGTCGGGCGGGCAGAAGCAGCGGGTCGCCATCGCCCGGGCGATGATGCTCAGCCCGGACATTCTACTGTTCGACGAGCCGACCTCGGCGCTCGATCCCGAGCTGACCGGCGAGGTGCTGCGTGTCATCCGCCAGCTTGCCGAGGAGAACATGACGATGATGATCGTCACCCATGAGATGAGCTTCGCCCGCGATGTCGCCGACCGCGTCTTCTTCATGGACAACGGGGACATTGCCGAATCCGGCACACCCGACGAGATCTTCGGCAGTCCGAAGCTGGAGCGGACACGGGCCTTCCTGACCCGGGAGTAA
- a CDS encoding AI-2E family transporter: MAKLNLFIRICIAVLLVLGIIYVSSLVDFIFTPIISLFNVVMVPLMLAVFFYYLLRPLIDFLSSRKLKRTLAILLVYLVIAILLLGFTVGVWPSLQSQLLNLGNNMPGVLRAVGEQLSKLENTELLSGLIPENMNLSSQLMGYLNTGFSLATGYVSGLFSFVSNFAIVLFTFPILLFYMLKEGGKFGDKLVSFFPKRYHEEGAGVIAEIDGVMGSFIVGRVLVNLALGVLMYIGFLIIGLPYALLLTMVAVLMNFIPFIGAILSTVPIFIFGLIESPSTAVWSIVVVLVAQQIQDNLVAPYIFGKSMDIHPLTTIILVLAGGDFGGIIGILVIIPVYMMLKIIIVKLYQLFIRTRWEEEPEPAAPMGPLEPVPGGTAPPSDAGENVE; the protein is encoded by the coding sequence ATGGCCAAATTGAATTTGTTCATCCGCATTTGTATTGCCGTGCTGCTGGTGCTGGGAATTATCTATGTCAGCTCACTGGTAGACTTTATTTTTACCCCTATTATCTCGTTGTTCAATGTTGTGATGGTGCCGTTAATGCTGGCCGTATTCTTCTATTATCTGCTTCGGCCCCTGATCGACTTCCTGTCCTCGCGCAAATTGAAGCGGACGCTGGCGATCCTGCTGGTCTATCTGGTCATTGCTATTCTGCTGCTGGGCTTCACGGTAGGCGTCTGGCCATCGCTGCAAAGTCAGCTGCTGAACCTGGGCAACAATATGCCGGGGGTGCTGAGAGCAGTTGGAGAGCAGTTAAGTAAGCTGGAGAACACTGAGCTGCTGTCGGGTCTGATTCCCGAGAATATGAACCTGTCCAGCCAATTAATGGGCTATTTGAATACAGGCTTCTCGCTGGCAACGGGCTATGTGTCCGGGCTGTTCTCCTTTGTCTCTAATTTTGCGATTGTGCTGTTCACCTTTCCGATCCTGCTGTTCTACATGCTGAAGGAAGGCGGGAAGTTCGGCGATAAGCTCGTGAGCTTCTTCCCCAAACGGTATCACGAGGAGGGCGCGGGGGTGATTGCCGAGATTGACGGCGTGATGGGCAGCTTCATCGTCGGCAGAGTGCTGGTCAATCTGGCGCTCGGCGTCCTGATGTACATCGGGTTCCTGATCATCGGCCTGCCGTATGCGCTGCTGCTGACAATGGTAGCGGTGCTGATGAACTTCATCCCTTTTATCGGAGCCATTCTGTCTACCGTGCCGATCTTCATCTTCGGTCTGATCGAGTCCCCGTCTACGGCGGTCTGGTCAATTGTGGTCGTGCTCGTTGCGCAGCAGATTCAGGATAACCTGGTGGCCCCATATATCTTCGGCAAAAGCATGGATATCCACCCGCTGACCACGATCATCCTCGTCCTGGCCGGCGGCGATTTCGGCGGAATTATCGGCATTCTGGTCATTATTCCGGTCTATATGATGCTCAAAATCATCATCGTCAAGCTCTATCAGCTCTTCATCCGCACGCGCTGGGAGGAGGAGCCGGAGCCGGCAGCGCCGATGGGACCGTTGGAGCCGGTGCCCGGGGGCACGGCGCCGCCTTCGGATGCGGGGGAGAATGTGGAGTGA
- a CDS encoding suppressor of fused domain protein: MSEEEVEATGWDAIEDQMKRLYGQQEPKHYAAMLPYRLGGKDPLSGISAYEAQQPYPHWHFVTFGFSELYDKESENLEYSGYGFELTFRLARSAGEQEPPAWGISLLQNMARYVFSSGNIFASGHYLDANGPICLGADTRLTALAFIDDPELPAVDTPNGRVEFLQMVGITADELEAMMTWNTTSFLHASEEMLPAYITDLARDSLLRLPAIKEAVRLGIERDGSQTGILYVDELGFEPAKSRLLGTAPAVLTIGARQAASVASLLRGRLLKGKPLRLTCPKLQILLEPAEETGCVQDGEIVRISLSEAAILELETKLQPKEGEFRLSTAKELKVQVRKTYIKDQEGNVVETIG; the protein is encoded by the coding sequence ATGAGCGAGGAAGAAGTGGAAGCAACCGGCTGGGATGCCATTGAAGATCAGATGAAGAGGTTGTACGGACAGCAGGAGCCGAAGCATTATGCTGCAATGCTGCCTTATAGGCTGGGGGGTAAAGACCCGCTGAGCGGAATCAGCGCCTATGAAGCGCAGCAGCCTTATCCGCATTGGCATTTCGTAACCTTCGGTTTCTCTGAGCTGTACGATAAGGAGTCGGAGAACCTCGAATACAGCGGGTACGGCTTCGAGCTGACCTTCCGGTTGGCTCGTAGTGCCGGAGAACAGGAGCCTCCGGCCTGGGGGATCAGTCTGCTCCAGAATATGGCCCGGTATGTATTCTCCAGCGGGAATATTTTTGCCTCTGGTCATTATCTGGATGCGAACGGTCCCATCTGTCTGGGCGCGGACACCCGGCTGACTGCGCTGGCTTTCATTGATGACCCGGAGCTTCCAGCTGTGGATACGCCCAATGGGCGGGTTGAATTTCTGCAGATGGTCGGAATTACAGCAGATGAACTGGAAGCCATGATGACCTGGAATACGACCTCATTCCTGCACGCCAGCGAGGAGATGCTCCCCGCATATATCACTGATCTTGCCCGGGATTCGCTGCTCCGGCTTCCGGCTATTAAGGAAGCAGTTCGCCTGGGCATCGAGCGTGACGGGTCCCAGACGGGTATCCTGTATGTAGATGAATTGGGCTTCGAGCCTGCAAAAAGCCGTCTGCTGGGCACCGCACCGGCGGTCCTGACCATTGGGGCTCGGCAGGCCGCGTCAGTAGCCAGCCTGCTGCGCGGACGATTGCTGAAGGGGAAGCCGCTGAGGTTAACCTGCCCGAAGCTACAGATCTTGCTAGAACCGGCTGAAGAGACTGGCTGTGTACAGGACGGGGAGATCGTCCGTATCAGCCTGAGTGAAGCAGCTATCCTGGAGCTGGAAACGAAGCTCCAGCCCAAGGAAGGCGAATTCCGGCTGTCCACCGCCAAAGAACTGAAGGTGCAGGTAAGAAAGACCTACATCAAAGACCAAGAGGGTAACGTGGTGGAGACCATCGGCTAA
- a CDS encoding malic enzyme-like NAD(P)-binding protein, whose translation MELLEEIMLLHKGGKLETTLKHPILCKDDLSKVYTPGVAKVCQAIADDQSQAYELTTKKNTVAVVSDGTAVLGLGDIGPKAAMPVMEGKAALFKQFADVDAVPICLDTKDTEEIIAIVKALAPTFGGINLEDISSPRCFEIEARLRAELDIPVFHDDQHGTAIVVTAGLLNALKVCGKDIKDVKIVVNGIGAAGISVSKMLLHAGAVNLIGVDREGAINRLADYERSHWSDYAQITNPYLEIGSLSDVIKGADVFIGVSAPDVLKLEDVLNMATDPIVFAMANPMPEIDPAIAAPHVRVMATGRSDYPNQINNVLCFPGIFRGALDCEATDINEDMKLAAAEAISSVIDPSELHEKYIIPDAFDPRVVERIRMAVAEAAVKSGVARKNLLVGIN comes from the coding sequence ATGGAACTATTAGAAGAAATTATGCTGCTGCATAAAGGCGGTAAGCTCGAAACTACCCTGAAGCATCCGATTCTGTGCAAAGACGACCTGTCCAAGGTCTACACGCCGGGTGTAGCGAAGGTCTGTCAGGCGATTGCCGACGATCAGTCCCAGGCCTATGAGCTAACCACGAAGAAGAATACCGTAGCTGTCGTATCTGATGGCACGGCTGTACTGGGGCTTGGCGATATCGGGCCGAAGGCAGCCATGCCGGTTATGGAGGGCAAAGCGGCGCTGTTCAAGCAGTTCGCAGACGTCGACGCCGTGCCGATATGCCTGGACACCAAGGATACTGAAGAGATTATTGCGATTGTAAAAGCACTTGCCCCGACGTTCGGCGGCATTAACCTGGAGGACATTTCCTCTCCGCGCTGCTTCGAGATTGAAGCCAGACTAAGAGCCGAGCTGGACATTCCGGTCTTCCATGATGATCAGCATGGTACGGCAATTGTCGTAACTGCCGGACTACTGAACGCACTCAAGGTATGCGGCAAGGATATTAAGGATGTCAAAATCGTAGTCAACGGCATAGGTGCAGCAGGCATCTCCGTCTCCAAAATGCTGCTGCATGCCGGAGCGGTGAACCTGATCGGCGTGGACCGGGAGGGCGCGATTAACCGGCTTGCGGATTATGAGCGCAGCCATTGGAGCGATTACGCCCAGATTACGAACCCTTATCTTGAAATCGGAAGTCTGTCCGATGTGATCAAAGGCGCGGATGTCTTCATCGGAGTCTCTGCACCGGATGTGCTGAAGCTGGAAGATGTGCTGAACATGGCTACAGATCCGATTGTGTTCGCTATGGCGAACCCGATGCCGGAGATTGATCCCGCGATTGCTGCGCCGCATGTAAGAGTCATGGCGACCGGACGTTCTGACTATCCGAATCAGATTAACAATGTTCTGTGCTTCCCTGGAATATTCAGAGGAGCGCTGGATTGTGAAGCTACGGATATCAATGAAGACATGAAGCTGGCAGCAGCAGAGGCGATCTCCTCAGTGATTGACCCGTCTGAGCTGCATGAGAAATATATCATCCCAGACGCCTTCGATCCGCGTGTAGTAGAGAGAATTCGCATGGCTGTAGCCGAAGCGGCAGTTAAGAGCGGCGTAGCCCGCAAGAACCTGCTGGTTGGCATTAACTAA
- a CDS encoding 2-hydroxycarboxylate transporter family protein, producing MQKAIQPPLSVPEQQHVLKQGEPNLVQKVLHLKVGVIPLPLYVVFALVIFAASVLGELPNDMIGGFAVIIVLGVLLSDLGFKLPILKNIGGPAILSLMIPSFLVFWNVLDPSVLESVNTLMKTSNFLYLYISILVAGSITGMNRTTLINGFIRIFIPMMAGTLAAVAAGMGVGMLLGYSAHRTLFYIIVPIIGGGVGEGILPLSIAFSQILGGESGSYVAQMIPAAVIGNVFAIIVAGLLKRMADKNPSITGNGVLVKSKDGQKLAGSTYDSAKPDFLLMGAGLLFACGLFITGHLLSPFVGVPGPILMIFAAALLKISKLLPSKIEQGAYQLYKLVSGTLTWPLMVGLGMLYIPLKDVAALISLPYIIVCATVIVAMTITGYFTGKWVNMYPVEAAIVTGCRGGLGGTGDVAILSASGRMELMPFAQISTRIGGAITVVVATLLISVWGG from the coding sequence ATGCAAAAAGCAATTCAACCCCCACTTTCGGTACCGGAACAGCAGCATGTACTGAAGCAAGGTGAACCAAATTTGGTCCAGAAGGTTCTGCACTTAAAGGTAGGCGTTATTCCGCTCCCATTGTATGTGGTTTTTGCACTCGTTATTTTTGCGGCTTCTGTGCTTGGTGAACTGCCAAACGACATGATCGGCGGCTTTGCAGTAATTATTGTACTGGGGGTGCTGCTCAGTGATCTGGGCTTCAAGCTTCCGATTCTGAAAAATATCGGCGGTCCCGCGATCCTCTCCCTAATGATCCCATCCTTCCTGGTCTTCTGGAATGTGCTTGATCCTTCGGTGCTCGAATCGGTCAACACGCTGATGAAAACGTCGAACTTCCTCTACCTGTACATCTCGATTCTGGTAGCCGGAAGTATTACAGGGATGAACCGGACCACGCTGATTAACGGCTTCATCCGCATCTTCATCCCGATGATGGCCGGAACCCTCGCCGCAGTGGCTGCGGGGATGGGCGTGGGCATGCTGCTCGGCTATAGTGCACACCGGACACTGTTCTACATTATCGTACCTATTATCGGCGGCGGCGTCGGTGAAGGCATTCTCCCGCTGTCCATCGCGTTCTCGCAGATCCTAGGCGGGGAATCTGGTTCTTATGTAGCTCAGATGATTCCAGCGGCGGTTATCGGTAATGTGTTTGCAATTATTGTTGCCGGACTGCTCAAGCGAATGGCTGACAAAAATCCGTCCATCACCGGGAACGGTGTCCTGGTGAAATCGAAGGATGGCCAGAAGCTGGCGGGCAGCACGTATGACAGTGCAAAGCCGGACTTCCTGCTGATGGGCGCGGGCCTGCTGTTCGCCTGCGGATTGTTCATCACCGGTCATCTGCTGTCGCCGTTTGTCGGCGTTCCAGGTCCGATCCTGATGATCTTCGCAGCGGCACTACTCAAGATTTCCAAGCTGCTCCCGTCCAAAATCGAGCAGGGCGCTTATCAGCTCTACAAGCTTGTGTCCGGCACTTTAACCTGGCCGCTCATGGTCGGCCTGGGGATGCTGTACATTCCGCTGAAGGATGTCGCAGCCCTGATCTCGCTTCCTTATATTATTGTCTGTGCTACCGTTATCGTGGCGATGACGATCACGGGCTATTTTACCGGCAAATGGGTCAACATGTACCCGGTTGAAGCGGCCATTGTTACCGGCTGCCGCGGCGGCCTTGGCGGAACAGGCGATGTAGCTATTCTGTCTGCCTCGGGACGCATGGAGCTGATGCCGTTCGCACAGATCTCCACCCGTATCGGCGGAGCGATTACAGTAGTTGTAGCCACGCTGCTCATCTCTGTATGGGGCGGTTGA
- a CDS encoding response regulator: MIKVLIVEDDPMVSEMNKFYLQQVEGFRADGWASSAEEVLGMLEKQAYDLILLDIYMKESNGLELLSEIRRRGVKIDVIVISAASDKESIQEALQNGAVDYLIKPFEFSRLRAALNGYREQNKLFRSQERLNQSELDRLSRFKQERTSSQELAKGFTRQTLQTIWRAVEACGSELFSAEDISAVSGISRVSAGKYLIGLTEMGVLEMDLVYGSIGRPVQKYRLAPNGKGLITKYI; the protein is encoded by the coding sequence ATGATAAAAGTACTTATTGTTGAAGATGATCCCATGGTGTCGGAGATGAACAAGTTTTATCTGCAGCAGGTGGAGGGCTTCCGTGCCGATGGCTGGGCCAGCTCGGCGGAAGAAGTGCTGGGTATGCTGGAGAAGCAGGCCTACGACCTGATTCTGCTGGATATTTACATGAAGGAGAGCAACGGGCTGGAGCTGCTGTCCGAGATCCGGCGCAGAGGTGTGAAGATCGATGTCATCGTGATCTCGGCGGCGAGCGACAAGGAGAGCATCCAAGAAGCGCTGCAGAACGGGGCGGTGGACTACTTGATCAAGCCGTTCGAGTTCTCCAGGCTCCGGGCCGCGCTGAACGGATACCGGGAGCAGAACAAGCTGTTCCGCAGCCAGGAGCGGCTGAACCAGTCGGAGCTGGACAGGCTGTCCCGGTTCAAGCAGGAACGGACGTCCTCGCAGGAGCTGGCCAAGGGCTTCACCCGTCAGACGCTCCAGACCATCTGGCGTGCCGTGGAGGCCTGCGGCAGCGAGCTGTTCTCCGCTGAGGATATCTCGGCGGTATCCGGCATCTCCCGCGTCTCCGCCGGCAAATACCTGATCGGGTTAACCGAGATGGGCGTGCTGGAGATGGACCTCGTCTACGGGAGTATCGGCAGGCCTGTGCAGAAATACCGGCTCGCTCCGAACGGTAAGGGATTAATTACTAAGTATATTTGA